In a genomic window of Littorina saxatilis isolate snail1 linkage group LG6, US_GU_Lsax_2.0, whole genome shotgun sequence:
- the LOC138968327 gene encoding protocadherin-9-like isoform X2, protein MKTKKICRTLLLVFFFLYLPAFTEEASVTYQLREEQDSGTFVGNIERDMLLQGELEPQDVVNLKYQLSSAGNPKAALFTMNESSSTITTSQRIDREEVCPGKVDCHISLDIAVYKSGSSLDLFKLWNADVNINDINDNSPTFPQPVVSLSVPESVPPMHTLHTSGAEDKDKGGNNSVQGYRLSPSNPLFDINVVDNPDGSTDLGIVIKQQLDREKQEFYQLKVEVVDGGYPQRTGSLTVNITVADINDERPTFQQSTYNVSVQENVAPNVQILQVSASDQDVGFNGEVTYSFSPRVAADVKSRLQIDTRTGSISARGPIDYEDKKRYQFLVEAKDKGSPQLSGGTVVILNVEDVNDNAPQININLMPGGSNLTESEAVGKFIAHVSVSDRDSGQNSLVICSMDDDYFDLKKFYDHAYNMYKVVLSHALDYEAARAHRLTITCRDRGDPMMANSTSFTVNVRDVNDNAPVFAQQTYTASVVENQLGVRDLIQVSAHDSDTGPGGEVDYALDSTTPNITRIFSLNSQTGVLQVRSALNREDRGRYVFHVLAYDRGTPKMTSSATVVITVLDQNDEKPYFTRSLFDCYVLERQPAGTRVGNVSAIDSDSSEHSNMRYTIVAGVGDYQLFSMEPGTGVIKSRAVFDREDRPLYRFMVKVEDPNVPVFYDLANVTVQVLDDNDNPPVVHYPKDGNNSINVVYGTRVGWVLLMVNATDGDEGVFGKISYSIADGDSTHLFDLNQHTGALRLARTILPADVQTHVLDLKVQDGGDPPLFRNSELHVHIIAGNMSLVSPDDDKDKNMMIVIILVCVTAVLALAVIITICIIRRIDRERKARRAASKAAEEEKMFHLKNQDAFMTMTLSPDSSSGSGDSSQSNGGVAGQKNKRKEVSFSIDEGVDSLNTSSGSANNAMSTFKSPMDKHKELNSTDNGLSVVNYPSLRSEPGMLNIQVGRRMSSDDNQLHTVREEEEACQYINILKRNTNGEDALSESSGETGTSDSGRGGSEDDSHSNRGSATIDPALRNIGLYDTASPKP, encoded by the exons ATGAAGACGAAGAAAATCTGCAGAACTTTGCTTCTGGTGTTCTTCTTCCTGTATCTGCCCGCGTTCACGGAAGAGGCCTCAGTGACGTATCAATTGCGGGAAGAACAGGACAGCGGGACGTTCGTGGGCAACATCGAGCGCGACATGCTGCTGCAGGGAGAACTTGAACCCCAGGACGTGGTGAACCTAAAGTACCAGCTGTCCTCGGCAGGCAACCCCAAGGCCGCGCTGTTCACCATGAACGAGTCGAGCAGCACGATCACCACGTCTCAGCGGATCGACAGGGAGGAGGTGTGCCCGGGCAAGGTGGACTGCCACATCTCGCTCGACATCGCCGTCTACAAGTCCGGGTCGTCGCTGGACCTGTTCAAACTGTGGAATGCCGACGTCAACATTAACGACATCAACGACAACTCGCCCACCTTCCCCCAGCCCGTCGTCTCGCTCAGCGTACCCGAGTCAGTGCCTCCCATGCATACCCTGCACACCAGCGGGGCTGAGGACAAGGACAAGGGCGGCAACAACTCCGTGCAGGGCTACAGGCTGTCGCCTAGCAACCCGCTCTTCGACATCAACGTGGTGGACAACCCCGACGGATCCACGGACCTTGGCATCGTCATCAAGCAGCAGCTGGACCGTGAGAAGCAAGAGTTCTATCAGCTGAAAGTGGAGGTGGTTGACGGTGGCTACCCCCAGAGAACGGGGTCTCTGACCGTCAACATCACCGTGGCCGACATCAACGACGAGCGGCCCACGTTCCAACAGAGCACCTACAACGTGTCCGTGCAGGAGAACGTGGCGCCCAACGTGCAGATACTGCAGGTCTCCGCCTCGGACCAGGACGTGGGGTTCAACGGAGAAGTAACGTACAGCTTCAGCCCCAGAGTGGCAGCCGACGTCAAGAGCCGCCTCCAGATCGACACCAGGACCGGCAGCATCTCGGCGCGAGGCCCCATCGACTACGAGGACAAGAAGCGATACCAGTTCCTCGTGGAAGCCAAGGACAAGGGCAGCCCCCAGCTGTCTGGGGGCACGGTGGTAATCCTCAACGTCGAGGACGTCAACGACAACGCCCCGCAGATCAACATCAACCTCATGCCCGGAGGCAGCAACCTAACGGAGTCCGAAGCGGTGGGCAAGTTCATCGCCCACGTGTCAGTCTCGGACCGCGACTCCGGGCAGAACAGTCTAGTGATCTGCAGCATGGACGACGATTACTTCGACCTGAAGAAGTTCTACGACCACGCCTACAATATGTACAAGGTGGTGCTGAGCCACGCGCTGGACTACGAGGCCGCACGTGCTCACCGCTTAACCATCACGTGCAGGGACAGGGGCGACCCCATGATGGCCAACAGCACCAGTTTCACGGTGAACGTGCGTGACGTCAATGACAACGCCCCTGTCTTTGCCCAGCAGACCTACACTGCTAGTGTTGTGGAGAACCAGCTGGGTGTCAGAGATCTTATTCAG GTGTCAGCGCACGACTCGGACACAGGGCCAGGGGGAGAGGTGGACTACGCCTTGGACAGCACCACCCCCAACATCACCCGCATCTTCAGCCTCAACTCCCAGACAGGTGTGCTACAGGTGAGATCCGCCCTCAACAGGGAAGACAGGGGTCGCTACGTGTTCCACGTGCTCGCCTATGACAGGGGAACACCCAAGATGACGTCATCTGCCACTGTCGTCATCACCGTACTGGACCAGAACGACGAGAAGCCTTATTTTACCAG GTCGCTGTTCGACTGCTACGTCTTGGAGCGACAGCCAGCAGGGACGCGGGTGGGCAACGTGTCCGCCATAGACAGCGACAGCAGCGAGCACAGCAACATGCGCTACACCATCGTGGCCGGCGTGGGCGACTACCAGCTCTTCTCCATGGAACCCGGCACCGGAGTCATCAAGTCCCGGGCAGTCTTCGACCGGGAGGACCGACCTCTGTACCGCTTCATGGTCAAGGTCGAGGATCCTAACGTTCCTGTCTTCTACGACCTCGCAAACGTCACCGTACAGGTGTTAGACGACAACGACAACCCGCCAGTAGTGCACTACCCTAAAGACGGCAACAACTCCATCAACGTAGTCTATGGTACGAGGGTCGGCTGGGTCTTGCTGATGGTCAACGCTACGGATGGTGACGAAGGGGTGTTCGGGAAGATCTCCTACTCCATCGCCGACGGGGATTCGACTCACCTCTTCGACCTGAACCAGCACACCGGAGCTTTGCGGCTAGCGCGGACCATCCTCCCAGCCGACGTCCAGACCCACGTGTTAGACTTGAAAGTCCAGGACGGTGGCGACCCGCCGCTGTTCCGAAACTCCGAGCTTCACGTGCATATCATCGCTGGGAATATGTCCTTGGTGTCTCCTGACGACGATAAGGATAAAAACATGATGATTGTGATCATTCTGGTGTGCGTCACTGCCGTGTTGGCTCTGGCTGTCATCATCACCATCTGCATCATCCGTCGAATTGACAGGGAGAGGAAGGCGAGGAGAGCGGCCTCTAAGGCTGCGGAGGAAGAGAAGATGTTCCATCTCAAAAACCAGGACGCTTTTATGACGATGACGTTGTCGCCTGACTCTAGCTCTGGGAGTGGTGACTCCTCGCAGAGCAACGGAGGGGTGGCGGGGCAGAAGAACAAGAGGAAAGAAGTGAGTTTTTCTATAGACGAGGGTGTGGATTCGCTCAACACCAGTTCTGGTTCTGCCAACAACGCCATGAGCACGTTTAAAAGTCCCATGGATAAACATAAAGAATTG AATAGCACAGACAACGGCTTATCAGTCGTCAACTACCCGTCGTTACGGAGCGAGCCGGGTATGCTGAACATCCAAGTGGGTCGCAGAATGTCTTCAGATGACAACCAACTCCATACAGTGCGAGAGGAAGAAGAG